The archaeon BMS3Bbin15 DNA segment GTACATTGCCTTTTTCAACCCTGCCCTTCAGCACCTTTTCTACTGTGGAAGGTTTTAAATAAATTCGCCCTCTCGCTCTTGCAACTCTCTTCACCTCTTTTTTCTCAGAAACATCAACCATGCGTACACCATCTTTTGTTACATGTGTTAGTTCCATTTTTAGGCCTCAAACTACCTACAAAAACACGGCTATTTAAATTTTGTCTGTGAGGTAAACGTGTGCATTTAACAACATGACCCAATGAATTTATATTATTCCCGATAAAAGAAAACACATGGTATATGAATCACATATTTTATTTATAAAGCTTGTAATTATAGCTGCCTTTGCAGGTGGACTTCTCGGCGTTGAGAGAGAGATGATGCACAAAGCTGTGGCAGGTACAAGGACATTTATGCTTACATCAATCCTTGGCGTACTCAGCGTTTACATAGCTTCACAGACAAGCCAGATATTTCTGAGTATAACGCTGGTGGGAATATTTCTCATTGCAATCCTCATTGGCATAATAAAGAATTTTATGAATGATGATATTGGCATAACAACTGTGTCAGCCTTTATTATGGCCTTTATGATTGGTATAATTATCGGTCTTGGAAGGCCTATTGAAGGCGTTGCCATGAGTATAATAGCAACTGCAATACTTACAACTGACATACTCCCACGGCTAAATACCGTGGGGTTCTACGCTACATTAATAAGCGAAGGGCGTGTCACCGCCCTGTTAATGGCTCCCGCAAAGCTTTCGCCCTGAGCGAGTCCTATATTGATACTTCCCACAGCATCTCTATGTGCTTCTAGCTTACAATCCAAGCATTTGAATAGCCTTTTCCTTTTCATTATATGTTTTGAATGACATCGAGGACAAACAGACGAAGTGCCTTTTTCATCGACAGGTGTTACTTTAATGCCATATTCTTTAGATTTTTCTGTAAGCCTTTTTACGATATAGCCAATACTCCAGAAGTTATGAATCATTGAATTAGCTTTTTTGTTAAATTTAGCACTGTCTCGTATATTTCTCAAGT contains these protein-coding regions:
- a CDS encoding MgtC family protein, translated to MVYESHILFIKLVIIAAFAGGLLGVEREMMHKAVAGTRTFMLTSILGVLSVYIASQTSQIFLSITLVGIFLIAILIGIIKNFMNDDIGITTVSAFIMAFMIGIIIGLGRPIEGVAMSIIATAILTTDILPRLNTVGFYATLISEGRVTALLMAPAKLSP